In Vibrio marisflavi CECT 7928, the following are encoded in one genomic region:
- the argB gene encoding acetylglutamate kinase, with translation MTNNNNTSLVIKLGGAALSCPDTLNQVFSAISIYQKQENRRIVIVHGGGYLVDDLLSGLQIKTVKKEGLRVTPYDQINVVAGALAGTANKILQGNAVKAGIKAVGLSLADGGLCQVTELDPELGAVGKATPGDSSVLQAILETGALPIISSIGLTAQGELMNVNADQAAVAVAGALDAHLVLLSDVSGVLDGKGHLIKSLDEKQAEQLIEGQVITDGMIVKVQAALEAAKILGREIEVASWRYPEKLTKLLSGESIGTQFLPNVEQD, from the coding sequence ATGACTAACAATAATAATACATCATTGGTGATTAAATTAGGGGGAGCCGCACTGTCTTGCCCTGATACTTTAAATCAAGTGTTTAGTGCAATTTCTATTTACCAAAAACAAGAAAACCGACGAATTGTCATCGTTCACGGTGGCGGCTACCTAGTGGACGATCTACTTTCCGGCTTGCAGATTAAAACGGTTAAAAAAGAAGGGTTGCGTGTTACTCCTTACGACCAGATCAATGTGGTAGCAGGAGCGTTAGCCGGAACTGCAAATAAGATACTGCAAGGCAATGCCGTTAAAGCAGGCATAAAAGCTGTGGGTTTAAGCCTAGCCGATGGCGGGTTATGCCAAGTGACTGAGCTTGATCCTGAATTGGGAGCTGTAGGTAAAGCCACGCCGGGTGACTCAAGTGTGCTTCAAGCAATATTAGAGACGGGAGCACTGCCGATTATCAGCTCAATTGGCTTAACTGCGCAAGGTGAGTTAATGAACGTCAATGCTGATCAGGCTGCCGTTGCTGTTGCGGGGGCATTGGATGCGCATTTGGTTCTGCTTTCTGATGTGAGTGGTGTGCTTGATGGTAAAGGACATCTAATAAAAAGCTTAGATGAGAAGCAGGCTGAACAACTGATTGAAGGCCAAGTGATCACCGATGGGATGATTGTCAAAGTTCAAGCAGCTTTAGAAGCGGCAAAAATTTTAGGCAGAGAAATCGAAGTTGCCAGCTGGCGCTATCCAGAAAAGCTTACCAAATTGCTATCGGGTGAGAGCATTGGAACCCAATTTTTACCAAACGTAGAACAAGATTAA
- the argC gene encoding N-acetyl-gamma-glutamyl-phosphate reductase, with translation MLNTIIIGASGYTGCELALMVEKHPELTLTGLYVSANSVDAGKPISELHGKLLGVVDMPIEGLTDVEGVASKADVVFLATAHEVSHDLAPLFLSSGCQVFDLSGAFRVKAEQFYPQYYCFEHQYEEWLDKSAYGLAEWNKEAIQHAQLVAVAGCYPTASQLAMRPLLEKGLIDSAQWPVINATSGVSGAGRKAATTNSFCEVSLKPYGVFNHRHQPEISNHLDCDVIFTPHLGNFKRGILATITMKLADGVSKQQVNSAFESAYSSQPCVRVTADSMPSIQDVENTPFCNIGWQVSGQHIIVVSAIDNLLKGASSQAMQCLNIHYGFSEMTALI, from the coding sequence ATGTTAAACACCATAATTATAGGCGCAAGTGGTTATACAGGCTGTGAGCTTGCTTTGATGGTAGAGAAACACCCAGAGCTCACGCTAACAGGTTTATATGTATCCGCCAATAGTGTAGACGCAGGAAAGCCCATCTCTGAGCTGCATGGCAAGCTTTTGGGAGTGGTGGATATGCCGATTGAGGGCTTAACGGATGTAGAAGGTGTGGCTAGCAAGGCAGATGTTGTTTTCTTGGCCACGGCTCATGAAGTGAGTCATGACCTTGCACCATTGTTTCTCTCTTCAGGTTGTCAGGTATTTGATTTATCGGGCGCATTTCGTGTGAAGGCCGAGCAATTCTACCCTCAATATTATTGCTTCGAACACCAATATGAAGAGTGGCTAGATAAATCGGCTTATGGGTTAGCTGAGTGGAATAAAGAGGCAATCCAGCATGCACAGCTTGTTGCTGTCGCGGGGTGCTACCCAACTGCTTCTCAATTAGCTATGCGCCCTTTGTTGGAAAAAGGGTTAATTGATTCGGCACAGTGGCCAGTTATTAACGCAACGAGTGGTGTTTCTGGTGCTGGCCGTAAAGCGGCAACGACTAACAGCTTTTGTGAAGTTAGCTTGAAGCCTTACGGAGTGTTCAATCATCGTCATCAACCTGAAATTTCTAACCATCTCGATTGCGACGTAATTTTTACCCCGCATTTAGGCAACTTCAAGCGTGGAATTTTAGCGACTATCACCATGAAACTTGCTGATGGCGTTTCTAAGCAACAGGTGAATTCAGCGTTTGAAAGCGCATATAGCTCTCAACCATGTGTCAGAGTAACAGCTGACAGTATGCCAAGTATTCAAGACGTGGAAAATACACCATTCTGCAATATCGGATGGCAAGTGAGTGGACAGCATATCATCGTGGTGTCGGCCATCGATAACTTACTCAAAGGTGCTTCAAGCCAAGCAATGCAATGTTTGAATATCCATTACGGTTTTTCTGAAATGACAGCTTTGATATAG
- the argE gene encoding acetylornithine deacetylase, with amino-acid sequence MQLPGFKEIYSGLISTSSISSTDPSWDEGNLQVIEKLESWLNDIGFDVQINQVKPGKYNLIAKKGSGEGGLLLAGHSDTVPFDQGRWNYEPHALTEDNNRFYGLGTADMKGYFAFIIDAVKNIDWSKQTKPLYILATCDEETTMIGARDFAHNAPFKPDYCIIGEPTSLVPIRAHKGHVANAIRITGKSGHSSDPALGVNAIEIMHEVLFALKNLRDDLIKQYHHPGFAIPTPTLNLGHIHGGDSANRICGCCELHYDIRPLPGISLDGLDNMLKHCLQEVEQKWPGRIAITPLHEPVPGFECQHDHPFISQMETICELPSETVNYCTEAPFLQQLCPTLVLGPGSINQAHQPDEYLDFKFIQPTLDVLSKAIYKYCF; translated from the coding sequence ATGCAATTACCAGGATTCAAAGAGATTTACAGTGGGTTAATTTCCACTTCTTCGATTAGCTCAACAGACCCGTCCTGGGATGAAGGTAACTTGCAAGTCATTGAAAAGTTAGAATCTTGGCTGAACGATATTGGCTTTGATGTGCAAATAAATCAAGTGAAACCCGGAAAATATAATCTGATAGCTAAAAAAGGCTCTGGAGAGGGTGGATTACTCCTAGCAGGCCACAGCGACACCGTTCCTTTTGACCAAGGACGCTGGAACTATGAACCTCATGCGTTAACAGAAGACAACAATCGCTTTTACGGCTTAGGCACGGCCGACATGAAAGGCTACTTCGCTTTCATCATCGATGCGGTAAAGAATATCGACTGGAGCAAACAAACCAAGCCTCTATATATTCTGGCTACCTGCGATGAAGAAACCACTATGATTGGTGCAAGAGATTTCGCCCACAATGCACCTTTTAAACCTGACTACTGCATCATTGGTGAACCCACAAGCCTTGTACCAATTAGAGCTCATAAGGGTCACGTAGCCAACGCTATACGAATTACAGGAAAATCTGGACACTCTTCAGATCCAGCACTTGGTGTAAATGCCATAGAAATTATGCACGAAGTGTTGTTTGCCCTAAAAAACTTACGCGACGATTTGATTAAACAATATCACCATCCCGGTTTTGCAATTCCAACACCAACATTAAACCTTGGCCATATTCATGGTGGAGACAGCGCAAATCGAATTTGTGGGTGCTGCGAGCTGCACTATGATATCCGCCCACTTCCCGGAATCAGCTTAGACGGTTTGGACAATATGCTGAAGCACTGCCTACAAGAAGTTGAACAGAAATGGCCGGGGCGCATTGCGATTACACCGTTACATGAGCCAGTTCCGGGGTTTGAATGTCAGCACGATCACCCGTTTATCTCGCAGATGGAAACGATCTGTGAGCTCCCATCTGAAACAGTAAACTATTGTACAGAAGCACCTTTTTTACAGCAGCTTTGCCCAACATTGGTGCTAGGGCCTGGGTCAATCAATCAAGCTCACCAGCCTGATGAATACTTAGATTTCAAATTTATTCAACCCACCTTAGATGTGCTGTCGAAAGCCATCTACAAATACTGTTTTTAG
- the ppc gene encoding phosphoenolpyruvate carboxylase has protein sequence MNEKYSALKSNVSMLGRLLGNTIQEAHGDAILEKVETIRKLSKSARAGNVTDQDSLIEEIKNLPDEQLTPVARAFNQFLNLTNMAEQYHTISRHCEDHICEPNSISTLLSKLSQNDVSKLDTAQAVKDLNIEIVLTAHPTEITRRTMINKLVKINECLSKLELNDLSQKERNKTERRLEQLIAQSWHSDVIRKQRPTPLDEAKWGFAVIENSLWEAVPEFLRDLDERLESYLGEGLPLDASPVHFSSWMGGDRDGNPFVTHSVTREVLLLSRWKAADLYLNDINELISELSMTKCNDAVRELAGNDEHEPYRAVLKEIRTLLTESIEILDAKINGQQLTVKAPLRSAEQLWQPLQACYQSLHECGMGVIADGCLLDTLRRIKAFGVHLVRLDIRQESTRHSDAISELTRHLGIGDYDQWSEQDKVAFLTNELSSKRPLLPLDWQPSEPVKEVLDTCRIIAAQPREAFGAYVISMARTASDVLAVHLLLQEVGCPYRMDVCPLFETLEDLNNAESVMKQLMDIDLYRGFIQNHQMVMIGYSDSAKDAGVMAAGWAQYRAMEALVELGESEGIELTLFHGRGGTVGRGGAPAHAALLSQPPKSLKNGLRVTEQGEMIRFKLGLPDVAVNSFNLYASAILEANLLPPPEPKHEWRNLMDELSDVSCEAYRGIVRGEPDFVPYFRQATPELELGKLPLGSRPAKRNPKGGVESLRAIPWIFSWSQNRLVLPAWLGAGEAIQNSIDKGHQALLEDMCREWPFFSTRLGMLEMVYYKCSSEISRYYDQRLVDSALIPLGDKLRTQLQKDIMAVLNVENNENLMQSDPWGLESIRLRSIYVEPLNMLQAELLYRTRQTENPSAELEEALMVTIAGIAAGMRNTG, from the coding sequence ATGAACGAGAAGTACTCTGCACTAAAAAGTAATGTCAGCATGCTCGGACGTTTGCTTGGTAACACGATCCAAGAAGCTCATGGAGATGCTATTTTAGAAAAAGTAGAAACCATCCGTAAGCTTTCCAAATCGGCACGTGCAGGCAACGTTACCGACCAAGACAGTCTCATTGAAGAAATCAAAAACCTTCCTGACGAGCAGCTCACTCCAGTTGCCAGAGCTTTCAATCAATTTCTTAACCTAACCAATATGGCAGAGCAGTACCACACTATTTCTAGGCACTGTGAAGACCATATCTGCGAGCCAAACTCCATCAGCACACTGCTATCGAAACTGAGTCAAAATGATGTTAGTAAGTTAGATACCGCTCAAGCAGTGAAAGATCTAAATATCGAAATCGTGCTGACAGCGCACCCTACAGAAATCACTCGCCGTACAATGATCAATAAATTGGTCAAGATTAATGAGTGTCTTTCTAAGCTTGAACTCAATGATTTATCGCAAAAAGAGCGGAATAAAACTGAGCGTCGCTTAGAGCAATTGATCGCTCAAAGCTGGCATTCAGATGTGATTCGTAAGCAAAGACCGACTCCGTTAGATGAAGCGAAATGGGGATTTGCTGTTATCGAGAACTCTCTTTGGGAAGCCGTTCCTGAATTCTTGCGTGATTTAGATGAGCGACTGGAGTCTTATCTCGGAGAAGGGCTACCACTTGATGCATCGCCAGTACATTTTTCTTCATGGATGGGTGGAGACCGCGACGGCAACCCATTTGTCACTCACTCTGTCACACGTGAAGTGCTATTGCTATCTCGCTGGAAAGCCGCAGATCTCTATCTGAATGACATCAATGAGCTCATTAGCGAGTTGTCGATGACAAAATGTAATGATGCTGTTCGAGAGTTAGCGGGCAATGACGAACATGAACCCTATCGTGCCGTTTTAAAAGAGATCCGTACTCTGCTTACCGAGAGCATCGAGATTCTTGACGCTAAAATTAATGGCCAACAACTTACGGTCAAAGCACCTTTAAGAAGCGCAGAGCAGCTTTGGCAACCTCTGCAAGCTTGTTATCAGTCTCTTCACGAATGTGGAATGGGCGTGATTGCTGATGGTTGTTTATTAGATACTCTTCGCCGCATTAAAGCATTTGGTGTGCACCTTGTTCGCTTAGATATCCGTCAAGAAAGCACTCGCCATTCAGATGCTATATCTGAATTAACTCGCCACCTTGGTATTGGTGATTACGACCAATGGAGCGAACAAGACAAAGTTGCATTTCTAACCAACGAGCTAAGCTCGAAAAGGCCTCTACTACCACTAGATTGGCAACCATCTGAACCTGTTAAGGAAGTCCTCGACACTTGTCGAATTATCGCAGCGCAACCCAGGGAAGCTTTTGGAGCATACGTGATCTCAATGGCACGCACAGCTTCTGACGTACTAGCTGTTCATTTGCTGTTGCAAGAGGTGGGTTGCCCATATCGCATGGACGTTTGTCCATTATTCGAAACTCTTGAAGATTTAAACAACGCCGAGTCTGTAATGAAGCAATTGATGGATATCGATCTCTATCGTGGCTTTATTCAGAATCACCAAATGGTCATGATTGGTTATTCAGATTCTGCAAAAGATGCAGGCGTAATGGCCGCTGGCTGGGCGCAATATCGTGCTATGGAAGCTTTAGTCGAACTAGGTGAAAGTGAAGGTATCGAGCTAACACTTTTCCACGGCCGTGGTGGAACAGTGGGACGCGGCGGCGCTCCTGCCCATGCTGCACTGCTTTCCCAACCACCGAAGAGCTTGAAGAATGGCCTACGTGTTACCGAGCAAGGTGAGATGATTCGCTTCAAGCTAGGATTACCTGATGTGGCTGTCAATAGTTTCAACTTGTATGCAAGTGCGATCCTAGAAGCCAACCTTCTGCCACCACCTGAGCCGAAGCACGAATGGCGTAATCTGATGGATGAATTATCAGATGTTTCGTGCGAAGCCTATCGCGGGATTGTAAGAGGTGAACCTGACTTTGTGCCTTATTTCCGTCAAGCGACGCCAGAGTTAGAGCTCGGTAAGCTGCCACTCGGCTCAAGACCTGCAAAAAGAAACCCTAAAGGTGGTGTCGAAAGCCTGCGCGCTATCCCGTGGATTTTCTCGTGGAGTCAAAACCGTCTTGTATTACCAGCTTGGTTGGGGGCAGGAGAAGCAATCCAGAACTCGATCGACAAAGGACATCAAGCATTGTTAGAGGATATGTGTCGCGAATGGCCGTTCTTCTCAACAAGGCTAGGGATGCTAGAAATGGTGTACTACAAGTGCAGCAGTGAAATCTCTCGTTACTACGATCAAAGACTGGTTGATAGCGCTCTTATTCCACTTGGTGACAAGTTAAGAACGCAGCTGCAAAAAGACATTATGGCGGTACTTAACGTCGAGAATAATGAGAACTTAATGCAGAGCGACCCGTGGGGATTAGAGTCTATTCGTTTGAGAAGCATCTACGTTGAACCACTGAACATGCTACAAGCGGAACTACTTTATCGAACTCGCCAAACGGAAAACCCATCTGCTGAGCTAGAAGAAGCTCTCATGGTCACCATCGCGGGTATTGCAGCTGGAATGCGCAATACTGGTTAA
- a CDS encoding PadR family transcriptional regulator has translation MSLPHVILTVLSTRDATGYDITKEFSASIGYFWKASHQQVYRELNKMAQNNLVTCVLEPQEGKPDRKVYSITDLGRSALGEWFDQPTAHPTIRDEFSAKLMACSVQASGPYRVQLAELVEESYKLVAHYQEIEAAYYSTPSTLDKQQRLERLTLRRNLLVRQAWIQWAEEVLSELDAMA, from the coding sequence ATGTCATTACCACACGTAATCTTAACAGTTTTAAGTACGCGCGATGCGACAGGATACGATATCACAAAAGAGTTTTCTGCTAGCATCGGCTATTTTTGGAAAGCAAGCCACCAACAAGTTTATCGTGAGCTAAATAAAATGGCTCAGAACAATTTGGTCACGTGTGTCCTTGAACCACAAGAAGGCAAGCCAGATCGTAAAGTTTACTCTATTACGGATTTGGGACGCAGCGCATTAGGAGAGTGGTTTGATCAACCAACTGCTCACCCAACAATTCGTGATGAATTTTCAGCGAAATTGATGGCCTGCTCCGTGCAAGCTTCTGGACCATACAGAGTTCAACTGGCAGAGCTAGTTGAGGAGTCTTATAAGTTAGTCGCACATTACCAAGAAATTGAAGCGGCTTACTACTCTACGCCTAGCACGCTAGACAAACAGCAGCGCCTAGAAAGACTCACACTTCGTCGTAACCTGTTAGTTCGCCAAGCTTGGATTCAATGGGCTGAAGAAGTACTTTCTGAACTTGACGCAATGGCGTAA
- the cysE gene encoding serine O-acetyltransferase — protein sequence MKHCEKQQIWRAIVREARELSEQEPMLASFYHATIIKHESLTSAVSYILANKLNTASMPAMAVREVIEEAFNSDTTIASAMACDICATVNRDPAVAMYSTPLLYLKGYHALQGYRVANWLWKQGRKALASYLQNQISVACQVDIHPAAKIGKGIMLDHATGIVIGETAVVENDVSILQDVTLGGTGNDCGDRHPKVREGVMIGAGAKILGNIEVGEGAKIGSGSVVLQAVPAHTTVAGIPAKVVGKPKSDKPSLDMDQQFNGKSQSFSDGEGI from the coding sequence ATGAAACATTGTGAAAAACAGCAGATTTGGCGAGCTATCGTGCGAGAAGCTCGAGAGTTGTCAGAGCAAGAGCCGATGCTCGCGAGTTTCTACCATGCAACCATCATAAAGCATGAGAGCTTAACCTCTGCTGTCAGCTACATATTGGCAAATAAGCTCAATACCGCATCGATGCCAGCAATGGCGGTGCGTGAAGTCATCGAAGAAGCGTTTAATTCTGACACAACAATCGCATCAGCAATGGCCTGTGATATTTGTGCAACGGTTAACCGTGACCCTGCTGTCGCAATGTATTCTACTCCTCTTTTGTATCTTAAAGGCTACCATGCTTTACAAGGCTATAGAGTGGCTAATTGGTTATGGAAGCAAGGACGAAAAGCGTTGGCAAGCTACCTGCAAAATCAAATATCAGTTGCTTGCCAGGTCGATATTCATCCTGCTGCGAAGATTGGTAAAGGCATCATGCTTGACCATGCAACCGGGATCGTGATCGGCGAAACGGCAGTGGTTGAAAATGATGTCTCTATTTTGCAGGATGTGACGCTTGGTGGTACGGGTAATGATTGTGGTGATCGACACCCTAAAGTACGTGAAGGCGTCATGATTGGTGCTGGTGCTAAAATACTCGGCAATATTGAAGTGGGTGAAGGGGCAAAGATAGGTTCTGGCTCTGTTGTACTTCAAGCCGTGCCAGCACATACCACTGTTGCAGGAATTCCCGCTAAGGTGGTTGGCAAGCCGAAATCAGACAAACCATCTCTTGATATGGACCAGCAGTTCAATGGTAAGTCCCAGAGTTTCTCTGATGGCGAGGGAATTTAA
- the gpsA gene encoding NAD(P)H-dependent glycerol-3-phosphate dehydrogenase, with amino-acid sequence MTGTQLNNAYGKDVSMVVLGAGSYGTSLAISLARNGANIVLWGHDPKHMQRLEADRANHEFLPGVEFPESLIIESDLQTAVQSSRDLLVVVPSHVFGVVLNNMALYLLPASRICWATKGLEPETGRLLKDVAKDVLGEQYSLAVISGPTFAKELAVGLPTAISVSSPDPDFVADLQEKIHCSKTFRVYANDDFIGVQLGGAVKNVIAIGAGVSDGIGYGANARTALITRGLAEMTRLGLALGAQPDTFMGMAGLGDLVLTCTDNQSRNRRFGLALGQGKGVDTAQEEIGQVVEGYRNTKEVWLLAKRVGVEMPIVDQIYQVLYQSKNARLAAQDLLARDKKAES; translated from the coding sequence ATGACAGGTACACAACTCAATAATGCATATGGAAAAGATGTTTCAATGGTTGTACTAGGTGCAGGCTCATATGGAACCTCTTTAGCTATTTCTTTAGCTCGCAACGGAGCAAACATTGTACTTTGGGGCCATGACCCAAAGCACATGCAGCGCCTAGAGGCCGACAGAGCGAATCACGAATTCCTACCTGGTGTAGAGTTTCCTGAGAGTTTGATCATCGAATCTGATTTGCAAACAGCGGTGCAGTCGAGTAGAGACTTGCTTGTTGTTGTACCTAGCCATGTCTTTGGTGTTGTGCTGAATAATATGGCTCTTTATCTGCTTCCGGCTTCACGAATCTGCTGGGCAACCAAAGGACTTGAGCCCGAAACTGGTCGATTGCTAAAAGATGTCGCGAAAGATGTGTTGGGGGAACAATACTCTTTAGCGGTGATCTCTGGGCCAACTTTTGCTAAAGAGCTTGCGGTAGGCTTACCAACTGCAATATCTGTGTCTTCTCCTGATCCTGATTTTGTCGCTGATCTACAGGAGAAAATTCACTGCAGCAAAACTTTTAGAGTTTACGCGAATGATGACTTCATTGGTGTGCAACTAGGTGGTGCGGTAAAGAATGTCATCGCAATTGGAGCGGGTGTCTCTGATGGTATTGGTTACGGTGCGAACGCGCGTACAGCCCTAATAACTCGTGGCTTAGCTGAAATGACTCGACTTGGCTTAGCACTTGGTGCTCAGCCAGATACATTTATGGGAATGGCGGGGCTTGGTGATTTAGTCTTAACTTGTACCGATAACCAGTCTCGTAACAGAAGGTTTGGTTTGGCTTTAGGGCAGGGTAAAGGTGTTGATACTGCTCAGGAAGAAATCGGTCAAGTCGTCGAAGGGTATCGCAATACAAAAGAGGTGTGGCTATTGGCTAAACGTGTTGGTGTAGAGATGCCAATAGTTGACCAAATCTATCAAGTATTGTATCAAAGTAAGAATGCGCGCTTAGCCGCTCAAGATTTGCTAGCGCGAGACAAGAAAGCGGAAAGCTAA
- the secB gene encoding protein-export chaperone SecB: protein MAEAAPEQEAQNFAIQRIFLKDVSFEAPNSPVMFQKDWNPDVKLDLDTQSRELDQGVYEVVLRLTVVVKNEEETAFLCEVQQGGIFTADQMEAGQLAHCLGAFCPNILFPYARETISSLVVKGTFPQLNLAPVNFDALFMNYLQQQAQEEGSDQVGA from the coding sequence ATGGCTGAAGCAGCACCAGAACAAGAAGCACAAAATTTCGCAATTCAACGCATCTTCCTAAAAGATGTTTCTTTTGAAGCACCAAACTCACCTGTTATGTTCCAAAAAGATTGGAACCCAGATGTAAAACTTGACCTTGATACACAAAGTCGCGAGCTAGACCAAGGTGTCTATGAAGTTGTTTTACGCTTAACAGTTGTGGTTAAGAACGAAGAAGAAACCGCGTTTTTGTGCGAAGTTCAGCAAGGTGGTATTTTCACTGCAGATCAGATGGAAGCTGGTCAACTAGCACATTGCCTTGGTGCATTCTGCCCGAACATCTTGTTCCCTTATGCAAGAGAAACGATTTCTAGCCTAGTTGTTAAAGGTACATTCCCACAGCTAAACCTAGCACCTGTAAACTTTGATGCTCTGTTTATGAACTACCTACAACAGCAAGCTCAAGAAGAAGGTAGCGACCAAGTCGGCGCGTAA
- a CDS encoding rhodanese-like domain-containing protein, with protein sequence MQEYIQFFQQNLMLSVVWVGLLVAIIVTMYKSSTAPFKTITAAEATFLMNKEKGVVVDIRTKDEFKSGHITDSLHILPSEIKEGNTASLEKHKSDPIIVVCKTGQTARESANLLAKAGFEKVNLLRNGLISWNEANLPLVRGKK encoded by the coding sequence ATGCAAGAGTATATCCAATTCTTCCAACAAAACTTGATGCTGTCAGTAGTATGGGTGGGACTTTTAGTTGCAATTATCGTGACCATGTACAAGTCTTCAACCGCACCTTTTAAAACTATTACAGCAGCTGAAGCGACCTTTTTAATGAACAAAGAAAAAGGTGTAGTAGTCGACATTCGTACTAAAGACGAATTCAAGTCGGGTCATATTACTGACTCACTGCACATTTTGCCTTCTGAAATCAAAGAAGGGAACACAGCCAGCCTTGAAAAGCATAAATCTGACCCAATCATCGTAGTATGTAAAACAGGTCAAACGGCTCGTGAAAGCGCGAACTTACTAGCGAAAGCTGGGTTTGAGAAGGTCAATTTGCTTAGAAATGGCTTGATATCTTGGAACGAGGCAAACCTTCCGTTAGTCCGCGGTAAAAAATAG
- a CDS encoding NIPSNAP family protein produces the protein MRVTELREYKIKPGKTEQWLKWMKDEILPLQRSKGMKIVATHVHKGEDGEDYFVWLREFENEEARQKITQETYDEYWVSTIRPKVFELIEQDSVKVRLIHPVDL, from the coding sequence TTGAGGGTTACAGAGCTTCGTGAGTACAAAATAAAGCCGGGTAAAACAGAACAATGGTTGAAATGGATGAAAGACGAGATTTTGCCATTGCAGCGTTCGAAAGGGATGAAGATCGTCGCTACTCATGTGCACAAAGGCGAAGATGGCGAAGACTATTTTGTTTGGTTGCGCGAATTTGAAAATGAAGAAGCACGGCAAAAAATCACACAAGAAACCTATGATGAGTACTGGGTAAGCACTATTCGCCCAAAAGTGTTTGAATTGATTGAACAAGATTCTGTGAAAGTTCGCCTAATTCATCCGGTGGACTTGTAA
- the cysN gene encoding sulfate adenylyltransferase subunit CysN, with protein MSHSSELIAKDIEAYLKVHENKDLLRFLTCGNVDDGKSTLIGRLLYDSKLIYEDQMAAIEKDSQKFNTTDEEFDLALLVDGLQSEREQGITIDVAYRYFSTDKRKFIIADTPGHEQYTRNMVTGASTCDLAIVMVDARHGIQTQTRRHSYICSLLGIKHIIVAINKMDLMDYDQTVYRKIKADYREMAKSFNIDDIRFVPISALKGDNVVSPSENMDWYPGATLMKLLETVKVNQDKDLEHMRFPVQYVNRPNLNFRGFCGTLASGVVKVGDNITALPSGKHSKVKSIFTYDGELESAFPGQAITLTLEDEIDVSRGDMLVHTGHEPDTTSHFKAHTVWMGETPMRTHQEYIFKFSTKSCTGSYTSIAHKVDVNTLEQSREGGESLELNEIALASVKLTDAVPLDNYQDLPQTGAFIVIDRNTNVTVGAGMVSSLLDSGNAPEREYSQLEKDLNAYVRKHFPEWGCQKI; from the coding sequence ATGTCACATTCGTCCGAGTTAATTGCTAAAGATATCGAAGCCTATTTGAAGGTGCATGAAAATAAGGATTTGCTCCGATTTTTAACTTGTGGAAACGTCGACGATGGCAAATCTACTTTGATCGGACGGTTGTTGTATGACAGCAAACTTATCTATGAAGATCAGATGGCTGCGATAGAGAAAGACTCGCAAAAGTTCAATACTACCGATGAAGAATTTGACTTAGCACTTTTAGTCGATGGTTTGCAATCCGAGCGTGAGCAAGGCATTACCATTGATGTTGCTTACCGATACTTTTCGACGGATAAGCGCAAATTTATCATTGCTGACACACCTGGACATGAGCAATACACGCGAAATATGGTGACTGGCGCGTCTACTTGCGATTTAGCGATTGTAATGGTGGATGCTCGGCACGGTATTCAAACGCAAACTCGTCGCCATAGCTATATTTGTAGTTTGCTCGGCATTAAGCACATCATTGTTGCTATTAACAAAATGGACTTAATGGACTACGACCAAACGGTATATCGCAAAATCAAAGCCGATTATCGAGAGATGGCGAAAAGCTTCAATATTGACGATATACGCTTTGTGCCAATCTCTGCGCTTAAAGGGGATAACGTTGTCTCTCCAAGTGAAAATATGGATTGGTATCCCGGCGCTACACTGATGAAGCTGTTGGAAACGGTGAAAGTAAACCAAGATAAAGATCTTGAGCACATGCGCTTTCCGGTTCAATACGTTAATCGTCCCAACCTGAATTTCCGTGGATTTTGCGGCACGCTCGCATCTGGTGTGGTCAAAGTCGGGGACAATATTACCGCATTGCCTTCTGGTAAGCATTCTAAGGTCAAATCTATCTTTACCTACGATGGTGAGTTAGAAAGTGCATTTCCGGGGCAGGCAATCACGTTAACATTGGAAGATGAAATCGACGTATCACGAGGAGACATGTTGGTTCATACAGGACATGAGCCTGATACCACCAGTCACTTTAAAGCACATACAGTGTGGATGGGCGAAACACCGATGCGCACTCACCAAGAATATATCTTCAAGTTCTCTACGAAAAGTTGTACAGGATCTTACACGAGTATTGCCCATAAAGTAGATGTAAATACATTAGAGCAAAGCCGCGAGGGCGGTGAGAGTTTAGAACTGAATGAAATAGCTTTGGCTTCAGTGAAACTAACCGATGCGGTGCCGCTTGATAACTATCAGGATCTGCCTCAAACAGGTGCATTTATTGTTATCGACAGAAATACTAACGTGACGGTTGGCGCTGGAATGGTTTCGTCACTTCTCGATAGTGGCAACGCGCCTGAGCGTGAGTACTCTCAGTTAGAGAAAGATCTCAATGCTTACGTGAGAAAGCACTTCCCTGAGTGGGGTTGCCAAAAGATTTAA